In the Populus trichocarpa isolate Nisqually-1 chromosome 1, P.trichocarpa_v4.1, whole genome shotgun sequence genome, one interval contains:
- the LOC7480412 gene encoding uncharacterized protein LOC7480412 isoform X1, with amino-acid sequence MTADVSVKKEATVSNPCCNVWKEKCRKLEEGRKSLRQAVKLLTEQADKLQAKNVSLKKACEEERVKVEAEKGGKEKEAALRVMLDNEIFALKSEISTLQQKGSANSEDENGEVKLLQDQVFEGEKEISRLKELLEGEKIRADSEKENAEVEKKSAADALKHVKAEEEGKEKEEALRFSLENEISALKSEISTLQWKGSAVAEEKNWEVKLLQDQVSKGEKEISRLKELLEIAKTRVDSEKKNAEVEKKSASEAWKHVKAEKAKADEERKHASSEGLKVEEYQLQLEALKKEAGLAKSKLASETLKYEEANKKFETEKLKVTKERKRADSEMAKAEVKKKLAEANRKKLAEEKSHTENLSKQLEDVRQRIEELQKAEEYQLQLESLKKEAAESKSKLASETLKLEDANKKLEAEKAKVMEERKRADSEMAKAKEQKKLAETNGMKVVEEKSHADNLSRQLEDARIKIEELEKGINRFMLTKNMGGAFDDQHEILNGEAATIRFRDLLENLKNNSDQSKLVLEFLNSEKANKRLDIEKAKAIAEKKRADLEMLKAEKLKKLAEMNRKVAAEEKSRADQLSQQLEEYKIKIEGWQKQIQELLSSKKMVVASSGLPDKVLNVEKTKLKLLEKQVKLEKRRLKHAKEGAKMEINRNGILQQELACLKLHFGQMLFRLDVLDKYFSCSNGGTEKMEKVGNLGTMQRSKLKRKLCAEEPFQTHPNNESELLKPSCLAMTISEPLTQTLNCTAPLVSPSGGNYTASISGIDSKLESLLGGSNRKLLQTSAINSSSASFSDGQLVGSQERGALVPTSKNLVEENFNAQTTISSMSGDVTKVQHDENLAVVAENSVRSPLSIDIIGRVNGHSKKRRILDAVESVELLCSEGKKLHLQMEEKLSALHGMFNKQIKKSHEDAIVEPNMPGGSYAKHERTHKTRKVSYEENVIIHCFSGINQLEKTKKIGKEVLEDANACGYTSNPANLIMGASKACWEGLSDSFESSPGDMVSFEEVANGDFMKLLDLDNSADEECYRRAMEMPMSPTLPEIGSSGAEISANKPLLVESFLGCLPNGKESLVPSFRSDAIDVEISSNQLKDRSFGTSRADLLHENEGPADSFDILGNRSGTCNSMDSGKVSDGWTRDPGSDLDTEMLNIPSSRYEGLKFPIEGELGSIHDNIPKYCVMFSDINDTISMSRVFFATQTCLARCSLDIQADCMVQKILRALKMEGKILPKEKACTFFTLLLLNFSASNWGKFRSFSDPDFLLGLDSFARDINAVVSDVEARNLFAEVCCLDELLGLIEEFLLDGKLMVYADLSSEPLSGCDLMIDILLDGVNIKFASKSASSNLLVAGSIILASICAAIDHIGFLCQASYSLLRMHRCDTVFALTILHIFAYLAGEKFLSPRKHSLTMTVLKSVIMFLEGGDSSVASAASSLTMCKGGMFHPCAKCPFSTDVVSIDIVTSMLLEKLQNCAVSGIMHHLMESPSLSNSNVLCCKDIAKQSLSHEVITSVLDLNCDASCSLNKCVIPAQSNSIMNGILCDLSDLLSLVELLAFNMSWEWTCGKIITELLEMLERTKLDSFAVAVVTLLGQLGRLGVAACGYEDKGVENLRYKLSGFLSCDATIQMALPVQIALATSLLALLSLEFEKVIQSNCNLPAIACQSVSIDHIRSWFYSLTKERQVLSRSLLQSCDVL; translated from the exons ATGACTGCTGATGTTTCAGTAAAGAAGGAAGCCACAGTGAGTAATCCATGCTGCAATGTG TGGAAGGAGAAGTGTAGGAAGTTGGAAGAGGGAAGGAAGAGTTTGAGGCAAGCAGTTAAGCTTTTGACAGAACAAGCCGATAAACTTCAGGCTAAGAATGTTAGTCTCAAGAAGG CATGTGAGGAAGAGAGAGTGAAGGTGGAGGCTGAGAAAGGGGGGAAAGAGAAAGAAGCAGCTTTGAGAGTTATGTTGGACAATGAGATTTTTGCTCTTAAGTCTGAAATATCCACCTTACAGCAGAAGGGAAGTGCAAATTCAGAAGATGAAAATGGAGAGGTTAAGCTGCTTCAAGATCAGGTTTTTGAAGGAGAGAAGGAAATCAGCAGGCTCAAGGAGCTTCTTGAGGGAGAGAAAATAAGAGCAGATTCTGAAAAGGAGAATGCTGAGGTGGAGAAGAAGAGTGCTGCTGATGCATTGAAACATGTCAAAGCTGAGGAAGAggggaaagagaaagaagaggctTTGAGATTTTCGTTGGAAAATGAGATTTCTGCCCTTAAGTCTGAAATATCCACCTTACAGTGGAAGGGAAGTGCAGttgcagaagaaaaaaattgggaGGTTAAGCTTCTTCAAGATCAAGTTTCTAAAGGGGAGAAGGAAATCAGTAGGCTCAAGGAGCTTCTTGAGATTGCGAAAACAAGGGTGGATTCTGAAAAGAAGAATGCTGAGGTGGAGAAGAAAAGTGCCTCTGAAGCATGGAAACATGTGAAAGCTGAAAAAGCTAAGGCTGATGAAGAGAGGAAGCATGCTAGTAGTGAGGGGCTGAAGGTTGAGGAATATCAGCTTCAGTTGGAGGCGTTGAAGAAAGAAGCCGGATTAGCAAAATCAAAGTTGGCTTCTGAAACTTTGAAGTATGAAGAGGCAAACAAGAAGTTCGAAACAGAAAAACTCAAGGTGACCAAAGAGAGAAAGCGTGCTGATTCAGAGATGGCGAAAGCAGAGGTGAAGAAAAAGCTTGCAGAAGCAAACAGGAAGAAGCTTGCTGAAGAAAAATCTCACACTGAAAATCTTTCCAAGCAGTTGGAAGATGTGAGACAAAGAATTGAGGAACTACAGAAGGCTGAGGAATATCAGCTTCAGTTAGagtctttaaaaaaagaagctgctgaatcaaaatcaaagttGGCTTCCGAGACTCTGAAGCTTGAAGATGCGAACAAAAAGTTAGAAGCAGAAAAAGCTAAGGTGATGGAAGAGAGAAAACGTGCTGATTCAGAGATGGCTAAAGCAAAGGAGCAGAAGAAACTTGCTGAAACAAATGGAATGAAGGTCGTAGAGGAAAAGTCTCATGCTGATAATCTTTCTCGGCAGTTGGAAGATGCTAGAATAAAGATTGAGGAGCTGGAGAAGGGGATAAATAGATTCATGCTCACCAAAAATATGGGTGGGGCTTTTGATGATCAACATGAAATTTTGAATGGTGAAGCTGCCACAATTAGGTTTAGGGATTTATTGGAAAATTTGAAGAACAATTCAGATCAATCAAAGCTGGTTTTGGAGTTCTTAAATTCCGAGAAGGCTAACAAAAGGTTAGATATTGAGAAGGCAAAAGCTATTGCTGAGAAAAAACGTGCAGATTTGGAGATGCTGAAAGCAGAAAAGCTTAAAAAGCTTGCAGAAATGAATAGGAAGGTGGCAGCAGAAGAAAAATCTCGTGCTGATCAGTTGTCTCAACAGCTagaagaatataaaataaaaattgaaggatgGCAGAAGCAGATACAGGAACTCCTGTCCTCCAAAAAAATGGTCGTGGCTTCTTCAGGTTTACCTGACAAAGTTCTGAATGTGGAGAAGACAAAACTGAAGCTCTTGGAAAAACAAGTGAAGCTTGAAAAGAGGCGATTAAAGCATGCCAAAGAAGGGGCTAAGATGGAAATAAACCGTAATGGTATTCTACAGCAAGAACTAGCTTGCTTGAAACTTCATTTTGGTCAAATGCTGTTTCGCCTGGATGTACTGGATAAATATTTCTCATGTAGCAATGGGGGTACAGAGAAAATGGAAAAG GTTGGGAACCTCGGAACCATGCAAAGGTCAAAGTTGAAGAGAAAACTGTGTGCAGAAGAACCATTTCAGACGCATCCTAATAATGAAAGTGAACTTCTGAAGCCTAGCTGTTTGGCTATGACCATCTCTGAACCTCTCACGCAGACACTTAACTGCACAGCTCCATTGGTTTCACCATCTGGTGGGAACTATACTGCATCCATCTCAGGTATTGATTCTAAATTGGAGTCTCTGCTTGGAGGCTCTAACCGAAAATTGTTACAGACTTCTGCAATAAATTCCAGTTCGGCATCTTTTTCTGATGGTCAGTTGGTCGGCTCACAGGAAAGGGGTGCGCTTGTTCCCACATCAAAGAACTTGGTAGAAGAGAACTTTAATGCTCAAACAACAATTTCCAGCATGTCTGGCGATGTCACTAAAGTACAGCATGATGAAAATCTTGCTGTGGTAGCGGAAAATAGTGTTAGAAGTCCTCTTAGCATTGACATCATTGGAAGAGTTAATGGACACAGTAAGAAGAGGAGGATCCTTGATGCAGTTGAATCTGTTGAACTTTTGTGTTCAGAGGGTAAGAAGCTGCACCTGCAGATGGAAGAGAAACTCTCTGCCTTGCATGGTATGtttaacaaacaaattaaaaaatcacacgAAGATGCCATTGTGGAACCTAATATGCCAGGTGGTTCATATGCTAAGCATGAGAGGACTCATAAAACAAGAAAGGTATCTTATGAAGAGAATGTAATTATCCACTGTTTTTCTGGCATAAATCAGCTAGAGAAGACCAAAAAAATTGGGAAAGAAGTCCTCGAAGATGCAAATGCCTGCGGATATACCTCCAATCCTGCCAATCTTATAATGGGAGCTTCAAAAGCATGCTGGGAAGGTTTGAGTGATTCTTTTGAAAGTAGCCCCGGAGATATGGTAAGTTTTGAGGAAGTAGCCAATGGGGATTTCATGAAATTGCTGGACTTGGATAACTCTGCAGATGAGGAATGTTACAGGAGAGCAATGGAAATGCCTATGTCCCCAACTCTTCCTGAGATAGGGTCTTCAGGTGCCGAAATATCTGCTAATAAACCCTTACTTGTTGAAAGCTTCCTTGGATGTTTACCAAATGGAAAGGAGTCTTTAGTGCCTTCTTTTAGATCAGATGCCATTGATGTAGAAATTAGTTCCAATCAACTGAAAGACAGATCCTTTGGAACTTCCCGTGCTGATTTACTGCATGAAAATGAAGGCCCTGCAGATTCCTTTGATATTCTAGGCAATAGAAGTGGCACTTGTAACAGCATGGATTCTGGAAAAGTTTCTGATGGTTGGACCAGGGATCCTGGATCTGATTTGGACACTGAGATGCTGAACATACCTAGTTCTAGATATGAGGGCCTGAAGTTTCCAATTGAAGGTGAACTTGGTTCTATACATGACAATATTCCTAAATACTGTGTGATGTTTTCGGATATAAATGACACTATAAGCATGTCTAGAGTATTTTTTGCGACTCAAACTTGTTTGGCTCGCTGTTCTTTGGACATTCAAGCAGATTGTATGGTTCAAAAGATCTTGCGTGCTCTTAAAATGGAAGGGAAAATTTTACCCAA GGAGAAGGCTTGCACATTTTTCACTTTACTGCTGCTGAATTTCTCTGCTAGCAATTGGGGGAAATTTCGAAGCTTTTCGGATCCGGATTTTCTCCTCGGCTTAGATTCTTTTGCCAGAGACATAAATGCAg TTGTTTCTGATGTTGAGGCAAGAAACTTGTTTGCAGAAGTATGTTGTTTGGATGAGCTGCTTGGCCTCATTGAAGAATTCCTCCTAGATGGGAAATTGATGGTATATGCAGATCTATCTTCTGAACCATTGAGTGGATGTGATTTGATGATAGACATCCTTCTGGATGgtgtaaatataaaatttgccTCCAAATCAGCTTCATCCAATCTTTTGGTGGCAGGGAGTATCATACTAGCATCAATATGTGCAGCAATTGACCACATTGGATTTCTTTGTCAGGCTTCATACAGTCTGTTGCGGATGCACAGATGTGATACTGTTTTTGCACTTACTATTCTTCACATTTTTGCTTACCTGGCTGGAGAGAAGTTTTTATCCCCGAGGAAGCACAGTTTGACAATGACTGTGTTGAAATCAGTGATCATgtttcttgaaggaggagattCATCAGTTGCTTCAGCAGCTTCCAGTCTTACCATGTGTAAGGGCGGAATGTTCCATCCATGTGCTAAATGTCCCTTTTCAACTGATGTTGTCTCCATAGATATTGTTACGTCAATGCTTTTGGAAAAGCTTCAAAATTGTGCTGTTTCTGGAATCATGCATCATCTGATGGAATCACCCAGCTTATCAAACTCCAATGTACTATGCTGTAAGGATATAGCTAAACAGAGTTTAAGTCATGAAGTGATTACTTCTGTCCTTGATTTGAATTGTGATGCATCCTGTAGTTTAAACAAGTGTGTGATACCTGCCCAATCAAATTCTATCATGAATGGGATCTTGTGTGACCTGAGTGATCTTCTATCGTTGGTCGAGCTGCTTGCTTTCAATATG AGCTGGGAGTGGACCTGTGGAAAAATTATAACTGAGCTGTTGGAAATGCTAGAAAGAACAAAGTTAGACAGCTTTGCTGTTGCTGTGGTTACTCTCCTCGGTCAACTTGGAAG GCTTGGAGTTGCTGCTTGTGGCTATGAAGATAAAGGAGTAGAGAACTTGAGATATAAATTATCTGGCTTTCTTTCATGTGATGCTACCATCCAAATGGCTCTTCCTGTTCAAATTGCCCTGGCCACTTCTTTGCTAGCGCTACTTTCTCTAGAATTTGAAAAGGTTATCCAGAGCAATTGTAACCTTCCAGCAATTGCATGTCAATCCGTTTCCATTGATCATATAAGAAGCTGGTTTTATTCACTGACCAAGGAGCGGCAAGTATTGTCACGCAGCCTCTTACAATCTTGTGATGTCCTATGA
- the LOC7480412 gene encoding uncharacterized protein LOC7480412 isoform X2, translating to MTADVSVKKEATWKEKCRKLEEGRKSLRQAVKLLTEQADKLQAKNVSLKKACEEERVKVEAEKGGKEKEAALRVMLDNEIFALKSEISTLQQKGSANSEDENGEVKLLQDQVFEGEKEISRLKELLEGEKIRADSEKENAEVEKKSAADALKHVKAEEEGKEKEEALRFSLENEISALKSEISTLQWKGSAVAEEKNWEVKLLQDQVSKGEKEISRLKELLEIAKTRVDSEKKNAEVEKKSASEAWKHVKAEKAKADEERKHASSEGLKVEEYQLQLEALKKEAGLAKSKLASETLKYEEANKKFETEKLKVTKERKRADSEMAKAEVKKKLAEANRKKLAEEKSHTENLSKQLEDVRQRIEELQKAEEYQLQLESLKKEAAESKSKLASETLKLEDANKKLEAEKAKVMEERKRADSEMAKAKEQKKLAETNGMKVVEEKSHADNLSRQLEDARIKIEELEKGINRFMLTKNMGGAFDDQHEILNGEAATIRFRDLLENLKNNSDQSKLVLEFLNSEKANKRLDIEKAKAIAEKKRADLEMLKAEKLKKLAEMNRKVAAEEKSRADQLSQQLEEYKIKIEGWQKQIQELLSSKKMVVASSGLPDKVLNVEKTKLKLLEKQVKLEKRRLKHAKEGAKMEINRNGILQQELACLKLHFGQMLFRLDVLDKYFSCSNGGTEKMEKVGNLGTMQRSKLKRKLCAEEPFQTHPNNESELLKPSCLAMTISEPLTQTLNCTAPLVSPSGGNYTASISGIDSKLESLLGGSNRKLLQTSAINSSSASFSDGQLVGSQERGALVPTSKNLVEENFNAQTTISSMSGDVTKVQHDENLAVVAENSVRSPLSIDIIGRVNGHSKKRRILDAVESVELLCSEGKKLHLQMEEKLSALHGMFNKQIKKSHEDAIVEPNMPGGSYAKHERTHKTRKVSYEENVIIHCFSGINQLEKTKKIGKEVLEDANACGYTSNPANLIMGASKACWEGLSDSFESSPGDMVSFEEVANGDFMKLLDLDNSADEECYRRAMEMPMSPTLPEIGSSGAEISANKPLLVESFLGCLPNGKESLVPSFRSDAIDVEISSNQLKDRSFGTSRADLLHENEGPADSFDILGNRSGTCNSMDSGKVSDGWTRDPGSDLDTEMLNIPSSRYEGLKFPIEGELGSIHDNIPKYCVMFSDINDTISMSRVFFATQTCLARCSLDIQADCMVQKILRALKMEGKILPKEKACTFFTLLLLNFSASNWGKFRSFSDPDFLLGLDSFARDINAVVSDVEARNLFAEVCCLDELLGLIEEFLLDGKLMVYADLSSEPLSGCDLMIDILLDGVNIKFASKSASSNLLVAGSIILASICAAIDHIGFLCQASYSLLRMHRCDTVFALTILHIFAYLAGEKFLSPRKHSLTMTVLKSVIMFLEGGDSSVASAASSLTMCKGGMFHPCAKCPFSTDVVSIDIVTSMLLEKLQNCAVSGIMHHLMESPSLSNSNVLCCKDIAKQSLSHEVITSVLDLNCDASCSLNKCVIPAQSNSIMNGILCDLSDLLSLVELLAFNMSWEWTCGKIITELLEMLERTKLDSFAVAVVTLLGQLGRLGVAACGYEDKGVENLRYKLSGFLSCDATIQMALPVQIALATSLLALLSLEFEKVIQSNCNLPAIACQSVSIDHIRSWFYSLTKERQVLSRSLLQSCDVL from the exons ATGACTGCTGATGTTTCAGTAAAGAAGGAAGCCACA TGGAAGGAGAAGTGTAGGAAGTTGGAAGAGGGAAGGAAGAGTTTGAGGCAAGCAGTTAAGCTTTTGACAGAACAAGCCGATAAACTTCAGGCTAAGAATGTTAGTCTCAAGAAGG CATGTGAGGAAGAGAGAGTGAAGGTGGAGGCTGAGAAAGGGGGGAAAGAGAAAGAAGCAGCTTTGAGAGTTATGTTGGACAATGAGATTTTTGCTCTTAAGTCTGAAATATCCACCTTACAGCAGAAGGGAAGTGCAAATTCAGAAGATGAAAATGGAGAGGTTAAGCTGCTTCAAGATCAGGTTTTTGAAGGAGAGAAGGAAATCAGCAGGCTCAAGGAGCTTCTTGAGGGAGAGAAAATAAGAGCAGATTCTGAAAAGGAGAATGCTGAGGTGGAGAAGAAGAGTGCTGCTGATGCATTGAAACATGTCAAAGCTGAGGAAGAggggaaagagaaagaagaggctTTGAGATTTTCGTTGGAAAATGAGATTTCTGCCCTTAAGTCTGAAATATCCACCTTACAGTGGAAGGGAAGTGCAGttgcagaagaaaaaaattgggaGGTTAAGCTTCTTCAAGATCAAGTTTCTAAAGGGGAGAAGGAAATCAGTAGGCTCAAGGAGCTTCTTGAGATTGCGAAAACAAGGGTGGATTCTGAAAAGAAGAATGCTGAGGTGGAGAAGAAAAGTGCCTCTGAAGCATGGAAACATGTGAAAGCTGAAAAAGCTAAGGCTGATGAAGAGAGGAAGCATGCTAGTAGTGAGGGGCTGAAGGTTGAGGAATATCAGCTTCAGTTGGAGGCGTTGAAGAAAGAAGCCGGATTAGCAAAATCAAAGTTGGCTTCTGAAACTTTGAAGTATGAAGAGGCAAACAAGAAGTTCGAAACAGAAAAACTCAAGGTGACCAAAGAGAGAAAGCGTGCTGATTCAGAGATGGCGAAAGCAGAGGTGAAGAAAAAGCTTGCAGAAGCAAACAGGAAGAAGCTTGCTGAAGAAAAATCTCACACTGAAAATCTTTCCAAGCAGTTGGAAGATGTGAGACAAAGAATTGAGGAACTACAGAAGGCTGAGGAATATCAGCTTCAGTTAGagtctttaaaaaaagaagctgctgaatcaaaatcaaagttGGCTTCCGAGACTCTGAAGCTTGAAGATGCGAACAAAAAGTTAGAAGCAGAAAAAGCTAAGGTGATGGAAGAGAGAAAACGTGCTGATTCAGAGATGGCTAAAGCAAAGGAGCAGAAGAAACTTGCTGAAACAAATGGAATGAAGGTCGTAGAGGAAAAGTCTCATGCTGATAATCTTTCTCGGCAGTTGGAAGATGCTAGAATAAAGATTGAGGAGCTGGAGAAGGGGATAAATAGATTCATGCTCACCAAAAATATGGGTGGGGCTTTTGATGATCAACATGAAATTTTGAATGGTGAAGCTGCCACAATTAGGTTTAGGGATTTATTGGAAAATTTGAAGAACAATTCAGATCAATCAAAGCTGGTTTTGGAGTTCTTAAATTCCGAGAAGGCTAACAAAAGGTTAGATATTGAGAAGGCAAAAGCTATTGCTGAGAAAAAACGTGCAGATTTGGAGATGCTGAAAGCAGAAAAGCTTAAAAAGCTTGCAGAAATGAATAGGAAGGTGGCAGCAGAAGAAAAATCTCGTGCTGATCAGTTGTCTCAACAGCTagaagaatataaaataaaaattgaaggatgGCAGAAGCAGATACAGGAACTCCTGTCCTCCAAAAAAATGGTCGTGGCTTCTTCAGGTTTACCTGACAAAGTTCTGAATGTGGAGAAGACAAAACTGAAGCTCTTGGAAAAACAAGTGAAGCTTGAAAAGAGGCGATTAAAGCATGCCAAAGAAGGGGCTAAGATGGAAATAAACCGTAATGGTATTCTACAGCAAGAACTAGCTTGCTTGAAACTTCATTTTGGTCAAATGCTGTTTCGCCTGGATGTACTGGATAAATATTTCTCATGTAGCAATGGGGGTACAGAGAAAATGGAAAAG GTTGGGAACCTCGGAACCATGCAAAGGTCAAAGTTGAAGAGAAAACTGTGTGCAGAAGAACCATTTCAGACGCATCCTAATAATGAAAGTGAACTTCTGAAGCCTAGCTGTTTGGCTATGACCATCTCTGAACCTCTCACGCAGACACTTAACTGCACAGCTCCATTGGTTTCACCATCTGGTGGGAACTATACTGCATCCATCTCAGGTATTGATTCTAAATTGGAGTCTCTGCTTGGAGGCTCTAACCGAAAATTGTTACAGACTTCTGCAATAAATTCCAGTTCGGCATCTTTTTCTGATGGTCAGTTGGTCGGCTCACAGGAAAGGGGTGCGCTTGTTCCCACATCAAAGAACTTGGTAGAAGAGAACTTTAATGCTCAAACAACAATTTCCAGCATGTCTGGCGATGTCACTAAAGTACAGCATGATGAAAATCTTGCTGTGGTAGCGGAAAATAGTGTTAGAAGTCCTCTTAGCATTGACATCATTGGAAGAGTTAATGGACACAGTAAGAAGAGGAGGATCCTTGATGCAGTTGAATCTGTTGAACTTTTGTGTTCAGAGGGTAAGAAGCTGCACCTGCAGATGGAAGAGAAACTCTCTGCCTTGCATGGTATGtttaacaaacaaattaaaaaatcacacgAAGATGCCATTGTGGAACCTAATATGCCAGGTGGTTCATATGCTAAGCATGAGAGGACTCATAAAACAAGAAAGGTATCTTATGAAGAGAATGTAATTATCCACTGTTTTTCTGGCATAAATCAGCTAGAGAAGACCAAAAAAATTGGGAAAGAAGTCCTCGAAGATGCAAATGCCTGCGGATATACCTCCAATCCTGCCAATCTTATAATGGGAGCTTCAAAAGCATGCTGGGAAGGTTTGAGTGATTCTTTTGAAAGTAGCCCCGGAGATATGGTAAGTTTTGAGGAAGTAGCCAATGGGGATTTCATGAAATTGCTGGACTTGGATAACTCTGCAGATGAGGAATGTTACAGGAGAGCAATGGAAATGCCTATGTCCCCAACTCTTCCTGAGATAGGGTCTTCAGGTGCCGAAATATCTGCTAATAAACCCTTACTTGTTGAAAGCTTCCTTGGATGTTTACCAAATGGAAAGGAGTCTTTAGTGCCTTCTTTTAGATCAGATGCCATTGATGTAGAAATTAGTTCCAATCAACTGAAAGACAGATCCTTTGGAACTTCCCGTGCTGATTTACTGCATGAAAATGAAGGCCCTGCAGATTCCTTTGATATTCTAGGCAATAGAAGTGGCACTTGTAACAGCATGGATTCTGGAAAAGTTTCTGATGGTTGGACCAGGGATCCTGGATCTGATTTGGACACTGAGATGCTGAACATACCTAGTTCTAGATATGAGGGCCTGAAGTTTCCAATTGAAGGTGAACTTGGTTCTATACATGACAATATTCCTAAATACTGTGTGATGTTTTCGGATATAAATGACACTATAAGCATGTCTAGAGTATTTTTTGCGACTCAAACTTGTTTGGCTCGCTGTTCTTTGGACATTCAAGCAGATTGTATGGTTCAAAAGATCTTGCGTGCTCTTAAAATGGAAGGGAAAATTTTACCCAA GGAGAAGGCTTGCACATTTTTCACTTTACTGCTGCTGAATTTCTCTGCTAGCAATTGGGGGAAATTTCGAAGCTTTTCGGATCCGGATTTTCTCCTCGGCTTAGATTCTTTTGCCAGAGACATAAATGCAg TTGTTTCTGATGTTGAGGCAAGAAACTTGTTTGCAGAAGTATGTTGTTTGGATGAGCTGCTTGGCCTCATTGAAGAATTCCTCCTAGATGGGAAATTGATGGTATATGCAGATCTATCTTCTGAACCATTGAGTGGATGTGATTTGATGATAGACATCCTTCTGGATGgtgtaaatataaaatttgccTCCAAATCAGCTTCATCCAATCTTTTGGTGGCAGGGAGTATCATACTAGCATCAATATGTGCAGCAATTGACCACATTGGATTTCTTTGTCAGGCTTCATACAGTCTGTTGCGGATGCACAGATGTGATACTGTTTTTGCACTTACTATTCTTCACATTTTTGCTTACCTGGCTGGAGAGAAGTTTTTATCCCCGAGGAAGCACAGTTTGACAATGACTGTGTTGAAATCAGTGATCATgtttcttgaaggaggagattCATCAGTTGCTTCAGCAGCTTCCAGTCTTACCATGTGTAAGGGCGGAATGTTCCATCCATGTGCTAAATGTCCCTTTTCAACTGATGTTGTCTCCATAGATATTGTTACGTCAATGCTTTTGGAAAAGCTTCAAAATTGTGCTGTTTCTGGAATCATGCATCATCTGATGGAATCACCCAGCTTATCAAACTCCAATGTACTATGCTGTAAGGATATAGCTAAACAGAGTTTAAGTCATGAAGTGATTACTTCTGTCCTTGATTTGAATTGTGATGCATCCTGTAGTTTAAACAAGTGTGTGATACCTGCCCAATCAAATTCTATCATGAATGGGATCTTGTGTGACCTGAGTGATCTTCTATCGTTGGTCGAGCTGCTTGCTTTCAATATG AGCTGGGAGTGGACCTGTGGAAAAATTATAACTGAGCTGTTGGAAATGCTAGAAAGAACAAAGTTAGACAGCTTTGCTGTTGCTGTGGTTACTCTCCTCGGTCAACTTGGAAG GCTTGGAGTTGCTGCTTGTGGCTATGAAGATAAAGGAGTAGAGAACTTGAGATATAAATTATCTGGCTTTCTTTCATGTGATGCTACCATCCAAATGGCTCTTCCTGTTCAAATTGCCCTGGCCACTTCTTTGCTAGCGCTACTTTCTCTAGAATTTGAAAAGGTTATCCAGAGCAATTGTAACCTTCCAGCAATTGCATGTCAATCCGTTTCCATTGATCATATAAGAAGCTGGTTTTATTCACTGACCAAGGAGCGGCAAGTATTGTCACGCAGCCTCTTACAATCTTGTGATGTCCTATGA